In Spinacia oleracea cultivar Varoflay chromosome 5, BTI_SOV_V1, whole genome shotgun sequence, a single window of DNA contains:
- the LOC110804511 gene encoding uncharacterized protein → MISNLNMNTIKQDICLPIWGNQTPRKWIQTRRHRFRAMKLRAAVVEKPENCTADELHYVTVPNTDWRLALWRYLPSSNAVNARNHPLLLLSGVGTNAIGYDLSPQTSFARHMSREGFDTWILEVRGAGFSMRGLESFQGLSKTGQSQVKDSSWNEKFIPMVGDIQRQLDLFLDSEWDFDQLLKEDLPLVVDYIKMQSNPQDGKLFAIGHSMGGILLYAALSLCGFEGRQSPFAAVTTLSSALDYSSSKSSLELLLPLADPAKALKITSIPIGALLATMQPLASRAPFLLSWLNSMISAQDMMLPEMFDKFTLKNFCTVPAKLLLQLATLFESSGLRDRSGTFYYKDHLHKTNVPILALAGDRDLICPPEAVYETIKVIPEDKITFKVFGEVGGPHYAHYDLVGGRFAAKKVCPCIIHFLSAHDKLDR, encoded by the exons ATGATTTCAAATTTAAATATGAACACTATTAAACAGGATATCTGTTTGCCGATTTGGGGTAATCAAACGCCTAGGAAATGGATCCAAACAAGACGACATCGTTTCAGGGCGATGAAACTGAGAGCAGCCGTGGTAGAGAAGCCGGAGAACTGTACGGCCGACGAGCTTCATTATGTAACAGTGCCTAACACAGATTGGCGACTTGCGCTGTGGCGTTACCTTCCATCTTCCAAt GCAGTAAATGCCAGGAATCATCCTCTGTTATTGTTGTCTGGCGTCGGGACTAATGCTATTGGATATGATCTCTCTCCTCAA ACCTCATTTGCACGTCATATGTCAAGAGAAGGATTTGACACATGGATTCTTGAAGTTCGGGGTGCTGGATTCAGTATGAGAGGACTAGAATCCTTTCAAG GGTTATCAAAGACAGGTCAATCCCAAGTTAAGGACTCGAGTTGGAATGAGAAATTTATTCCGATGGTAGGGGATATCCAAAGGCAGCTAGACTTGTTTCTGGACAGTGAATGGGACTTTGATCAGTTGTTAAAAGAAGATCTGCCTCTAGTC GTGGACTACATTAAGATGCAAAGCAACCCTCAGGATGGAAAATTGTTTGCCATTGGGCATTCTATGGGTGGTATTTTGCTGTATGCAGCTCTCTCACTGTGTG GGTTTGAAGGAAGACAGTCTCCTTTTGCAGCAGTGACTACACTATCATCAGCACTTGACTATTCATCTTCAAAATCTTCTCTTGAACTACTCTTGCCTTTG GCGGATCCTGCAAAGGCTTTAAAGATCACATCGATACCTATAGGTGCACTGCTTGCCACCATGCAACCTCTCGCTTCTCGTGCTCCATTTCTACTGTCTTGGCTGAATTCGATGATATCTGCTCAGGACATGATGCTCCCGGAGATGTTTGACAAGTTTACCCTCAAGAACTTCT GTACAGTGCCTGCCAAACTCCTCTTGCAATTAGCAACACTTTTTGAGAGCTCTGGTTTAAGGGATCGATCTGGAACATTTTATTACAAGGATCATCTTCACAAGACCAATGTCCCTATTTTGGCCCTTGCTGGTGATCGAGACTTAATCTGTCCTCCTGAAGCTGTTTACG AAACAATCAAGGTGATCCCTGAGGATAAAATTACATTCAAAGTGTTTGGAGAAGTTGGCGGTCCGCATTATGCTCACTATGATTTAGTGGGAGGCCGTTTT GCTGCCAAGAAGGTTTGTCCATGTATCATCCATTTTCTCAGTGCTCATGACAAACTTGATAGATGA